One Peribacillus simplex NBRC 15720 = DSM 1321 genomic region harbors:
- a CDS encoding GAF domain-containing protein: MFNVEMYQGKKEKNYELVQKQLLALIEDETNQIANLSNAAALLNQFLDEINWVGFYLYEEGQLILGPFQGLPACVRIPMGKGVCGTSAATEKTLRIEDVHQFPGHIACDAASRSEIVIPLMKDGKLYGVLDIDSPVTDRFDEMDQQGLEKFAEILSNHL; this comes from the coding sequence TTGTTTAATGTCGAAATGTATCAAGGAAAAAAAGAAAAAAACTATGAACTGGTCCAAAAACAACTACTTGCCTTAATCGAAGATGAAACGAACCAGATAGCCAATTTAAGCAATGCGGCAGCTTTACTTAATCAGTTTCTCGATGAGATTAACTGGGTCGGCTTTTATTTATACGAAGAAGGCCAATTAATACTTGGACCCTTCCAGGGCCTTCCAGCCTGTGTCCGCATTCCAATGGGCAAGGGCGTATGCGGAACTTCAGCGGCAACTGAAAAAACCCTGCGCATAGAGGATGTCCATCAATTCCCTGGACATATCGCCTGCGATGCGGCATCAAGATCTGAAATTGTCATACCGCTCATGAAGGATGGAAAATTGTACGGTGTCCTCGATATCGACAGCCCGGTCACGGACCGTTTTGACGAAATGGATCAGCAAGGACTTGAAAAGTTCGCTGAAATCCTTTCCAACCATCTATAA
- the refZ gene encoding forespore capture DNA-binding protein RefZ yields MNRQTPTKQAIVEAALHLFHLKGYHATSIRDIANKAKVNAANIAYYFKNKQGLLEFCFTSYLEEYILVLETNMTLLELKGPQHCLMNLVKDILAFQRENFLAARFIYGESSLDSNLNREIHSTYFTKEKSYFQYVLEQGIKSRSFQQVSVPMYMLQLKGLLTAPVLHTHYAMDVLHVFPQEAYYTNIYANEVGRFLQDTLFIAEDLQPLLAGRPKVYT; encoded by the coding sequence ATGAATCGCCAGACGCCAACGAAACAAGCCATTGTGGAAGCTGCATTGCATTTATTTCATTTAAAAGGCTATCATGCTACATCCATACGGGATATTGCGAATAAAGCGAAAGTGAACGCTGCGAATATTGCCTACTATTTCAAGAATAAGCAGGGGTTGCTGGAATTCTGTTTCACTTCCTATTTAGAAGAATATATCCTGGTCCTTGAGACGAACATGACACTGCTGGAACTTAAAGGCCCGCAGCATTGCTTGATGAATCTTGTAAAGGATATTCTCGCTTTCCAGAGGGAAAACTTCCTTGCTGCACGGTTCATATATGGGGAATCATCACTCGATTCCAATTTAAACCGCGAAATTCATTCGACTTATTTTACAAAGGAAAAGTCTTATTTTCAATATGTTTTGGAACAAGGGATCAAGAGCAGGAGTTTCCAGCAGGTCTCCGTACCCATGTATATGCTGCAGTTGAAGGGTTTATTGACGGCCCCTGTCCTGCATACCCATTATGCGATGGATGTGCTTCATGTCTTCCCGCAGGAAGCCTATTACACGAATATTTATGCCAATGAAGTCGGACGTTTTCTGCAAGATACCCTTTTCATCGCCGAAGACCTACAGCCCCTGTTAGCCGGCCGGCCTAAAGTGTATACATGA
- the hisJ gene encoding histidinol-phosphatase HisJ: protein MKADGHVHTPFCPHGSTDKFDEYITRGIELGLKEITFTEHAPLPRDFQDPTPEKDSGMDAALLLDYFQELRVLKKRYKDKILIKTGLEVDFIEGYEKETKEFLDEIGEFLDDSILSVHFIKHQNSWHCIDFSENGFGEIANELGSVESVYAKYYDTLEKSIETDLGIYKPKRIGHITLVHKFQHRYPPASSFDERVYKVLDMIKAQRYELDYNGAGLVKPLCGEPYPPERFAKRALDLGIPLIYGSDAHQAKDLGQGHQALIAGFNG from the coding sequence ATGAAAGCTGACGGTCATGTGCACACTCCGTTTTGCCCTCACGGCTCTACGGATAAATTCGATGAATATATTACGCGGGGAATCGAGCTAGGATTAAAGGAAATCACATTTACGGAACATGCTCCATTGCCACGAGATTTTCAAGATCCTACGCCTGAAAAAGACAGCGGCATGGACGCTGCCCTGCTCCTGGATTACTTTCAAGAGCTCCGCGTACTGAAAAAACGCTATAAAGACAAAATCCTGATCAAAACAGGTCTGGAGGTTGACTTTATAGAGGGGTATGAAAAAGAAACAAAAGAATTCCTCGACGAAATCGGAGAATTCCTTGATGATAGTATACTTTCCGTCCACTTCATCAAGCATCAAAACAGTTGGCATTGCATCGATTTCAGCGAAAATGGGTTTGGTGAGATTGCCAATGAACTAGGTTCAGTGGAATCGGTGTATGCCAAATATTACGATACGCTGGAAAAATCAATAGAAACTGATTTAGGCATTTATAAACCAAAACGGATCGGGCATATTACGCTTGTCCATAAATTCCAGCATCGATATCCGCCGGCATCAAGTTTTGACGAGCGTGTTTACAAGGTTCTCGATATGATCAAGGCTCAAAGGTATGAACTAGATTATAATGGGGCCGGGCTTGTAAAGCCGCTATGCGGTGAACCCTACCCTCCTGAACGATTTGCAAAGCGTGCTTTAGATCTCGGCATTCCGCTTATTTACGGTTCCGATGCCCATCAGGCTAAAGATTTGGGTCAGGGTCATCAGGCACTGATTGCAGGGTTCAATGGTTAA
- the ezrA gene encoding septation ring formation regulator EzrA has protein sequence MDYIIGVIVLILIFIIWGYFFKKRYFKEIDRLESWKISITHRPVLEELSKVKQLNMTGETEEMFENWRIEWDAIITDHMPEVEELLFDAEEFVDKYRFSRSKEVQRKITVKLNEIEEMIKKILYELNELVGSEEKNRLEIEDIKESYRQLKKSLLAHRHNYGKAADKLENSLDEVLQILQKYEEETVNGNYLNARELVLSIKEKLAVLSVKMEMLPKLLVDSQSELHSQLHELKDGYEEMSGQGYQLSHIQFEQEISRLEEELELYKTQLENAETEAVEKGIKEMRESIEVLYDLLEKEVLSKQYILKNDEVLRKTISDLEYENDKLKVETIHVQHTYHLTENELDAQRKMEKQIAQISKRHQLLNLKMEDNVMASSLISEEMQGLAVQLKELQENQKDFTVKLQALRKDEMDARDSLAELKRKMVDTGRLIAKSNIPGLPEEYKVVLQDAKECMDDVQGKLEEKPLEMAAVYIYLEKAVQQVNRVHEKAQELIEHMYLAEKVIQFGNRYRSSHDMVAESLREAEAKFRSYEYQAALETAATAIEKVDPGSLQKIGANIEEVLS, from the coding sequence ATGGATTACATAATTGGGGTAATTGTATTAATTTTGATTTTCATCATTTGGGGTTATTTTTTCAAAAAGAGATATTTTAAAGAAATCGATCGACTGGAATCCTGGAAAATAAGCATCACGCACCGCCCCGTGCTGGAAGAGCTTTCTAAAGTCAAACAATTGAATATGACAGGTGAAACAGAGGAAATGTTCGAAAACTGGCGCATTGAATGGGACGCCATCATTACGGATCATATGCCCGAAGTCGAAGAACTTTTATTCGATGCCGAGGAATTCGTAGATAAATACCGTTTCAGCCGTTCAAAAGAGGTACAGCGCAAAATTACAGTCAAGCTGAATGAAATCGAGGAAATGATCAAAAAGATCTTATACGAACTGAATGAACTCGTAGGCAGTGAGGAAAAGAATCGATTGGAAATTGAGGATATCAAAGAGTCCTACCGTCAATTGAAGAAATCCTTGCTTGCACACAGGCATAATTATGGGAAAGCGGCTGATAAGCTGGAAAATTCCTTGGATGAAGTATTGCAGATCCTTCAGAAGTATGAAGAAGAGACGGTGAACGGCAATTATTTGAATGCGAGGGAGCTTGTTCTATCCATTAAGGAAAAATTGGCGGTTCTGTCAGTTAAAATGGAAATGCTCCCTAAATTATTGGTGGATAGCCAATCCGAGCTGCATTCCCAGCTTCATGAATTGAAGGATGGTTATGAGGAGATGTCAGGACAAGGGTATCAGTTGAGCCATATCCAATTCGAGCAGGAAATATCACGGCTTGAGGAGGAACTGGAATTATATAAAACACAATTGGAAAATGCCGAAACGGAAGCCGTGGAAAAAGGCATTAAAGAAATGCGTGAAAGCATTGAGGTGCTTTATGACCTTTTGGAAAAAGAAGTACTTTCAAAACAGTATATCTTGAAAAATGATGAAGTTCTTAGGAAAACGATAAGTGACCTAGAATATGAAAACGATAAACTTAAAGTTGAAACCATACATGTTCAACACACGTATCATCTGACGGAAAATGAGCTCGATGCACAACGGAAAATGGAAAAGCAGATTGCCCAGATTTCGAAACGCCATCAATTGCTCAACTTGAAAATGGAGGATAATGTGATGGCAAGCTCCCTTATCAGCGAAGAGATGCAGGGGCTGGCTGTACAGTTGAAGGAATTACAGGAAAATCAGAAAGACTTTACCGTTAAATTACAGGCTTTACGAAAAGATGAAATGGATGCCAGGGATTCACTGGCCGAATTGAAACGCAAAATGGTCGATACTGGACGCTTAATTGCAAAAAGTAATATTCCAGGTCTTCCAGAAGAGTATAAAGTGGTGCTTCAGGACGCTAAAGAATGCATGGATGACGTTCAGGGGAAACTTGAAGAAAAGCCGCTTGAGATGGCCGCTGTTTATATTTATTTGGAAAAAGCGGTTCAACAGGTGAATAGGGTCCACGAAAAAGCGCAAGAATTGATCGAACATATGTATTTGGCCGAAAAGGTGATCCAATTCGGAAATCGCTATCGAAGCAGTCACGATATGGTTGCCGAGAGCCTAAGGGAAGCGGAAGCCAAATTCCGAAGCTATGAATATCAAGCCGCATTGGAAACGGCAGCCACCGCCATAGAAAAGGTCGACCCAGGCAGTTTACAAAAAATCGGGGCGAACATAGAAGAAGTCCTTTCCTGA